One part of the Olleya sp. YS genome encodes these proteins:
- the gap gene encoding type I glyceraldehyde-3-phosphate dehydrogenase: MITVAINGFGRIGRRVFRLLHNNKNIKIVAINDLADAKTLSHLLKYDSIHGVHPATITSKENTIIVDNQKFPLLNNNHPKDCNWNIYSPDFVIEATGKFKTASELQYHIKNGAKRVILSVPPVEDNIKTIVLGVNETELDGTETIISNASCTTNNAAPMIDIINELCGINQAYITTIHSYTTDQSLHDQPHRDLRRARAAGQSIVPTTTGAAKALTKIFPDLSDVIGGCGIRVPVANGSLTDITFNVKHTVDIKTINEAFKKASNGKFKGVLEYTEDPIVSIDIVGNPHSCIFDSQMTSVIGNMVKIIGWYDNETGYSNRIIDLIFNLSEKK; the protein is encoded by the coding sequence ATGATTACTGTTGCTATCAACGGTTTTGGTCGTATTGGAAGACGTGTTTTTAGGTTGCTTCACAATAATAAAAACATAAAAATTGTGGCTATTAACGATTTAGCGGACGCTAAAACATTAAGTCACTTATTAAAATATGATAGTATTCATGGTGTACATCCTGCAACCATAACTTCAAAAGAAAACACTATAATAGTAGATAATCAAAAATTTCCGCTACTAAATAATAATCATCCAAAAGATTGTAATTGGAATATCTATTCACCTGATTTTGTTATTGAAGCTACAGGAAAATTTAAAACTGCTTCAGAGCTTCAATATCATATTAAAAATGGTGCTAAACGCGTTATTTTAAGCGTTCCTCCTGTAGAAGATAACATCAAAACTATAGTTTTAGGTGTAAACGAAACTGAGCTAGATGGTACTGAAACAATAATTTCTAACGCCTCATGTACCACAAATAATGCAGCTCCAATGATTGATATTATTAATGAGTTATGTGGTATAAACCAAGCATATATCACAACAATTCATTCTTACACAACAGACCAAAGTCTGCACGATCAACCTCACAGAGACTTACGTCGTGCTAGAGCAGCAGGACAAAGTATTGTACCAACGACAACAGGAGCTGCAAAAGCGTTAACAAAAATTTTTCCTGATTTATCAGATGTTATTGGTGGTTGTGGTATAAGAGTGCCAGTAGCTAATGGATCGTTAACAGATATCACTTTTAATGTTAAGCATACTGTAGATATTAAAACTATTAATGAAGCCTTTAAAAAAGCATCCAATGGAAAATTTAAAGGAGTTTTGGAATATACAGAAGATCCAATTGTATCCATTGATATTGTCGGTAATCCACATTCTTGCATTTTTGATTCACAAATGACTTCTGTAATTGGAAACATGGTAAAAATCATTGGTTGGTACGATAATGAAACTGGATATTCAAATAGAATAATTGACTTAATATTCAATTTATCGGAAAAAAAGTGA
- the lipA gene encoding lipoyl synthase: MNNDTASVILPSERQPKPKWLRVKLPTGKKYTELRGLVDKYKLNTICTSGSCPNMGECWGEGTATFMILGNVCTRSCGFCGVKTGRPEDVDWDEPEKVARSIKIMGIKHAVLTSVDRDDLKDMGSIMWAETVKAVRRMNPETTLETLIPDFQGIEMHIDRIIDVAPEVVSHNIETVKRLTREVRIQAKYERSMGVLKYLKQQGQRRTKSGIMLGLGEQREEVIQTLYDLRENDVDVVTIGQYLQPSKKHLPVKRFVLPDEFKEYEEIGLELGFRHVESSALVRSSYKAQKHIN; this comes from the coding sequence ATGAATAACGACACTGCATCTGTAATATTACCGTCAGAAAGACAACCAAAACCAAAATGGTTACGTGTAAAATTACCAACTGGTAAAAAATATACTGAGCTTAGAGGACTAGTTGACAAATATAAATTAAACACAATTTGTACCTCAGGAAGTTGTCCAAATATGGGAGAGTGTTGGGGAGAAGGTACTGCTACCTTTATGATTTTAGGTAATGTTTGTACCAGATCTTGCGGATTTTGTGGCGTAAAAACAGGTCGTCCAGAAGATGTCGATTGGGACGAACCAGAAAAAGTCGCTCGTTCTATTAAAATTATGGGAATTAAACACGCAGTTTTAACTAGTGTTGATAGAGATGATTTAAAAGATATGGGAAGCATTATGTGGGCAGAAACTGTTAAGGCTGTTAGAAGAATGAATCCAGAAACAACGCTTGAAACCTTAATCCCAGATTTTCAAGGCATAGAGATGCATATTGACAGAATTATTGATGTTGCACCAGAGGTTGTATCACACAATATAGAAACTGTAAAACGCTTAACCAGAGAAGTCCGCATACAAGCAAAATATGAACGTAGTATGGGAGTTTTAAAATATTTAAAACAACAAGGACAACGAAGAACTAAATCGGGAATCATGCTTGGTTTAGGAGAACAACGTGAAGAAGTTATACAAACGCTTTATGACTTACGTGAAAACGATGTGGATGTGGTAACTATTGGTCAATATTTGCAACCTAGTAAAAAACACCTACCAGTTAAACGATTTGTTCTACCAGATGAATTTAAAGAATACGAAGAAATAGGGCTTGAACTTGGCTTTAGACATGTAGAAAGTAGTGCATTGGTACGTTCTTCTTACAAAGCTCAAAAACACATTAATTAA
- a CDS encoding Nramp family divalent metal transporter produces the protein MLTSLKKLGPGLLFAGAAIGVSHLVQSTRAGADFGLGLLWALLLVNCFKFPFFQFGPRYASATGESLLEGYKKLGKPVLIAYFILTFATMFTIQTAVTIVTAGLASTLFGDVISVKVWTVIILAICLIILFFGRYKLLDRLIKIIIIVLSISTILAVIFALNKNETTLSFIQLLPKNTLELTFLITFMGWMPAPLDISVWHSLWTIEKQKDNINLTPKSALLDFNIGYITTIILGIGFLLLGYLVMFNSGETFSDSAGQFSNQLITMYTNSLGSWAYVVIGVAAFTTMFSTTLTTLDASPRAMHKSLELITNKTFDKGYLFWILLLTLGTIFIFFVLASEMGLLIKIATILSFLTAPFYAIINYILISGKHTPKDWRPSKGLHILSIGGIIFLIGFSIWFLKTL, from the coding sequence ATGTTAACCTCATTAAAAAAATTAGGTCCTGGTTTATTATTTGCTGGTGCTGCAATTGGTGTGTCACACTTAGTACAATCTACACGTGCTGGTGCGGACTTTGGACTAGGATTACTCTGGGCTTTACTATTAGTTAATTGTTTTAAATTTCCGTTTTTTCAGTTTGGTCCAAGGTATGCTTCTGCTACTGGAGAAAGTCTTCTAGAGGGTTATAAAAAGTTAGGCAAACCTGTTTTAATAGCTTATTTTATTTTAACATTTGCTACCATGTTTACCATTCAAACAGCGGTTACTATTGTTACTGCTGGTTTAGCTTCAACCCTGTTTGGTGATGTTATTTCGGTTAAAGTTTGGACAGTTATCATTCTCGCAATCTGTTTGATTATATTATTTTTTGGACGCTACAAACTATTAGATAGGCTTATTAAAATAATTATTATCGTCCTATCTATCAGCACTATTTTGGCAGTTATTTTTGCTTTAAATAAAAATGAAACCACTCTGTCTTTTATTCAACTATTACCTAAAAATACTTTAGAATTAACGTTTTTAATCACATTTATGGGCTGGATGCCTGCACCTTTAGACATCTCAGTTTGGCATTCGTTATGGACCATTGAAAAACAAAAAGACAATATAAACCTCACCCCTAAATCAGCACTTTTAGATTTTAATATTGGTTACATTACAACTATTATTTTAGGTATTGGTTTTTTGTTATTAGGCTATTTAGTCATGTTTAATAGTGGTGAAACCTTTAGTGATTCTGCTGGACAATTTTCTAACCAATTAATCACGATGTATACCAACAGTTTAGGTAGTTGGGCTTATGTTGTTATTGGTGTAGCTGCTTTTACAACAATGTTTAGTACAACTCTAACTACTCTAGATGCATCTCCAAGAGCCATGCACAAATCATTAGAGCTAATAACCAATAAAACGTTCGATAAAGGCTATTTGTTTTGGATACTCCTACTAACTTTAGGTACTATCTTTATTTTTTTTGTGTTAGCTTCAGAAATGGGTTTATTAATAAAAATAGCTACAATCTTATCATTTTTAACAGCACCATTTTATGCCATTATCAATTATATTTTAATTAGTGGAAAACATACACCAAAAGATTGGAGACCATCAAAAGGTCTTCATATTTTAAGTATTGGTGGTATTATTTTCTTGATTGGTTTTAGCATTTGGTTTTTAAAAACTTTATAG
- a CDS encoding sigma-70 family RNA polymerase sigma factor, with the protein MEIEEAINRAKKNDQKAFNYLLHNYWDKVYGFQLKRIKNENDAEDITIQTFSKAFDKIDSYNSKYAFNTWLITISKNIHIDIVRKEKNSIKQAISKTDENEVYQVLDETPSVEDKLITEQNLAKLLRDIKKLKPHYQEVINLRYFQELSYKDISEELNEPINNIKVKLLRAKKLLAEIIQKK; encoded by the coding sequence TTGGAAATAGAAGAAGCCATAAATAGAGCTAAAAAAAACGATCAAAAAGCGTTTAATTATCTACTCCATAATTATTGGGACAAGGTCTATGGTTTTCAATTAAAACGTATAAAAAATGAAAACGATGCTGAAGACATAACTATTCAGACTTTCTCCAAAGCATTTGATAAAATTGACTCCTACAATAGTAAATACGCCTTCAATACTTGGCTAATTACTATATCCAAAAACATCCACATTGATATTGTTAGAAAAGAAAAAAACTCAATTAAACAAGCTATTTCAAAAACGGATGAGAACGAAGTCTATCAAGTGTTAGACGAGACACCTTCTGTTGAAGATAAGTTAATTACAGAGCAAAATTTAGCTAAATTATTGCGTGATATAAAAAAACTTAAACCTCATTATCAAGAAGTTATTAATCTAAGGTATTTTCAAGAATTAAGCTATAAAGACATTTCTGAAGAACTTAATGAACCCATAAATAATATTAAAGTCAAGTTACTTCGTGCTAAAAAGCTATTAGCAGAAATTATTCAAAAAAAGTAA